One Pleurocapsa sp. PCC 7327 DNA segment encodes these proteins:
- the trmFO gene encoding FADH(2)-oxidizing methylenetetrahydrofolate--tRNA-(uracil(54)-C(5))-methyltransferase TrmFO, whose product MTNQKIQVIGGGLAGTEAAWQIAQAGVPVILYEMRPVRMSPAHHTEELAELVCSNSFGASQSDRAAGLLHEELRRLGSIVIRTADKHAVPAGGALAVDRAAFSRELTETLANHPLIELCRQEIAEIPREGIVVLATGPLTSPALAEDLQRFTGMEYMSFFDAASPIVVGESIDRDIAFLASRYDKGEAAYLNCPMNREEYLHFWQELCNAEQAELKDFERENAKFFEGCLPIEELARRGEDTMRYGPLKPVGIFDSRFGDFRDPHNQSKRPYAVVQLRQEDKAGQLWNMVGFQTNLRWGEQKRVFRLIPGLENAEFVRMGVMHRNTFINSPQLLSPTLQFKNRKTLLAAGQLIGTEGYTAAAAGGWLAGTNAARIALGLAPVSMPGTTMMGALFEFISSASPKHFQPMPPNFGILPELPARIRNKQERYGKYRDRALTDLEAWQSQIKSLCLSSNI is encoded by the coding sequence ATGACTAATCAGAAAATTCAAGTTATTGGTGGAGGATTGGCAGGAACAGAAGCTGCTTGGCAAATTGCTCAAGCGGGGGTTCCAGTCATTCTCTACGAAATGCGTCCGGTTCGGATGAGTCCCGCACACCATACGGAAGAATTAGCAGAGTTAGTTTGTAGCAATTCCTTTGGGGCAAGTCAAAGCGATCGCGCGGCGGGTTTACTCCACGAAGAATTACGCCGCCTCGGTTCCATTGTCATCCGCACCGCAGATAAACACGCCGTTCCTGCTGGCGGTGCTCTAGCGGTCGATCGCGCCGCATTTAGCCGCGAGCTAACCGAAACCCTGGCAAATCACCCCTTAATCGAACTCTGTCGCCAAGAGATCGCAGAAATCCCCAGAGAAGGCATAGTCGTCCTCGCCACCGGACCTCTTACCAGTCCGGCGCTAGCAGAAGACTTGCAGCGCTTTACCGGAATGGAGTATATGAGCTTTTTTGATGCAGCCAGTCCCATCGTCGTGGGAGAATCGATCGATCGAGACATTGCCTTTCTCGCTTCCCGTTACGACAAAGGAGAAGCCGCCTACCTCAACTGTCCCATGAATCGGGAGGAGTATCTGCACTTCTGGCAAGAACTGTGCAACGCCGAACAAGCAGAATTGAAAGATTTTGAGCGCGAAAACGCCAAATTCTTTGAAGGTTGTCTCCCTATCGAAGAATTGGCCCGACGGGGAGAAGATACTATGCGCTACGGCCCTCTCAAACCCGTCGGAATTTTTGACTCTCGCTTCGGCGATTTTCGCGATCCCCACAATCAATCGAAGCGTCCTTACGCAGTAGTTCAACTGCGCCAAGAAGATAAGGCGGGTCAGTTGTGGAATATGGTTGGCTTTCAAACTAATTTGCGCTGGGGAGAACAGAAGCGAGTTTTCCGATTAATTCCTGGGTTGGAAAATGCTGAATTTGTTCGCATGGGGGTCATGCACCGCAATACGTTTATTAATTCTCCCCAGTTACTCTCTCCCACCTTGCAATTTAAAAACAGAAAAACCTTACTAGCCGCAGGTCAACTGATCGGAACGGAAGGCTACACTGCTGCCGCAGCAGGGGGATGGTTGGCGGGAACGAATGCGGCGCGAATAGCGTTGGGATTAGCACCCGTCTCCATGCCTGGGACAACGATGATGGGAGCGTTATTTGAATTTATCAGTTCTGCCTCCCCGAAACATTTTCAACCCATGCCGCCGAATTTTGGCATTTTACCGGAGTTGCCCGCACGAATTCGCAACAAACAGGAAAGATACGGCAAATATCGCGATCGCGCTTTGACAGATTTGGAGGCTTGGCAAAGTCAAATCAAATCTCTTTGTCTATCGAGTAACATCTAA
- a CDS encoding DUF4336 domain-containing protein: MLRQIDRNIWVGEQPLKFWGFEVGTRMTVIRLANGEVIVISPIKVDERTIHQINEIGKVTAIIAPNLYHHLFVAEFKAIYPHAKIWAAPGLESKRPDVPIDKILNNGKVGNADEVEYLLFEGLKFFNLNGSSALNEIVFFHRESQTLILTDIAYHFNESFSLKTQLAFRFMGGYKKLKPSLLEKLATRETDKVKCTIGQVLCWDFDRVIMAHGSIIENDGKRKLKEGYESFLSTTL; encoded by the coding sequence ATGTTGAGACAAATCGATCGAAACATCTGGGTTGGCGAACAACCGCTAAAGTTCTGGGGGTTTGAGGTCGGTACGCGAATGACTGTCATTCGTCTGGCAAATGGCGAGGTAATCGTCATCTCTCCAATTAAAGTCGATGAGAGAACCATCCATCAAATTAATGAGATAGGAAAGGTTACTGCGATTATTGCCCCAAATCTTTATCATCACCTTTTTGTTGCTGAATTTAAAGCCATTTATCCCCATGCAAAAATATGGGCTGCCCCAGGTCTAGAATCTAAGAGACCAGATGTTCCTATTGACAAGATCCTGAATAATGGCAAAGTTGGCAACGCCGATGAAGTTGAATACTTGTTGTTTGAAGGCTTGAAATTTTTTAATTTGAATGGATCGTCGGCCTTAAACGAAATTGTGTTTTTTCATCGCGAAAGCCAGACTTTAATACTGACAGATATAGCCTATCATTTCAATGAAAGCTTCTCCTTGAAAACTCAGCTAGCTTTCAGATTTATGGGAGGCTATAAAAAGCTAAAACCCTCATTATTGGAAAAATTGGCTACGCGAGAAACAGATAAGGTAAAATGCACGATAGGGCAAGTACTTTGTTGGGATTTTGACAGAGTGATTATGGCTCATGGAAGCATAATCGAAAACGATGGAAAGAGAAAACTAAAAGAAGGATACGAAAGTTTTTTATCCACCACTTTATAA
- a CDS encoding DUF4327 family protein, with product MQTISYSIDVIKDEARQLVESGVVDRQQPIYVLCQFIPPREWICVECELEKNDYLLRDPIIDLLAHEEWEDD from the coding sequence ATGCAAACAATTTCTTACTCCATCGACGTTATTAAAGATGAAGCGCGTCAATTAGTCGAAAGCGGTGTCGTCGATCGCCAACAGCCAATTTATGTTCTCTGTCAGTTTATTCCTCCTCGCGAATGGATCTGCGTCGAGTGTGAATTAGAAAAAAATGACTATCTACTCAGAGATCCGATTATCGATCTACTCGCTCATGAAGAATGGGAAGATGATTAA
- the sbcD gene encoding exonuclease subunit SbcD: protein MTKAIAILHLSDIHMGSGFSHGRVNPKTGLNTRLEDFVNTLSQCIDRAINQPVDLVLFGGDAFPDATPPPYVQEAFASQFRRLADAKIPTVLLVGNHDQHSQGNGGASLSIYRTLAVPGFIVGDSIKTHRIATRNGEIQVITLPWLTRSTLLTRPETEGLSLAEVNDLLIKKLEPVLEAEIRQLDRTIPTVLLGHLMVDRANLGAERFLAVGKGFTIPISLLIRPEFDYVALGHIHKHQNLNPSNDPPIIYPGSIERVDFSEEKEEKGYVSIEIAKGKVTWEFCPLPARPFCTIEVDASEKDNPQAAILNAIAKKKIENAVVRLIYKIRSEQLDAIDNRVIQEALKSVHSYTIRPELVSQLARPRLPELGVGTSLDPIEALKTYLTSRGDLKDIMPDLIEAAQSLLDSDRDSWLETEEEKATKTQLTLEIGE, encoded by the coding sequence ATGACTAAGGCGATCGCAATTCTGCATCTTTCCGATATCCATATGGGAAGCGGTTTTTCTCACGGTCGCGTGAATCCCAAAACTGGTTTGAATACACGCTTAGAAGATTTTGTCAATACCTTAAGCCAATGCATCGATCGCGCCATTAACCAACCCGTAGATCTGGTGTTATTTGGGGGAGATGCTTTTCCCGATGCCACGCCGCCGCCCTACGTTCAAGAAGCTTTTGCCTCCCAGTTTCGCCGCTTGGCAGATGCCAAGATCCCGACAGTTTTACTGGTAGGAAACCACGACCAGCATTCTCAAGGCAATGGAGGTGCGAGTTTGTCTATTTATCGCACCTTAGCTGTCCCCGGATTTATTGTGGGAGACAGCATCAAGACTCACCGCATTGCGACTCGCAACGGCGAGATACAAGTTATTACCCTTCCTTGGTTAACTCGTTCGACACTGCTGACTCGTCCAGAAACCGAAGGATTATCGCTGGCCGAAGTCAACGATTTATTGATCAAAAAACTCGAACCCGTTTTAGAAGCAGAAATTCGTCAACTCGATCGCACGATTCCAACCGTTTTATTAGGTCATTTGATGGTAGACCGCGCTAATCTGGGAGCGGAACGTTTTTTAGCCGTTGGGAAAGGTTTTACGATTCCCATTTCCCTTCTCATCCGTCCCGAATTCGATTATGTGGCATTAGGTCACATTCACAAACACCAAAATCTCAATCCATCCAACGATCCCCCCATTATTTATCCTGGCAGCATCGAACGGGTTGATTTTAGTGAAGAGAAAGAAGAGAAAGGGTACGTCTCGATCGAAATTGCTAAAGGAAAAGTTACTTGGGAATTTTGTCCCTTGCCCGCGCGTCCCTTCTGTACGATTGAAGTGGATGCTTCAGAAAAAGACAATCCGCAAGCTGCGATTTTAAACGCTATTGCCAAAAAAAAGATCGAAAATGCCGTTGTGCGACTGATTTATAAAATTCGTTCCGAACAGCTAGATGCGATCGATAATCGGGTAATTCAAGAGGCACTTAAATCAGTCCATAGCTATACTATCCGCCCGGAATTAGTCAGTCAATTAGCCCGTCCTCGCCTGCCCGAATTAGGGGTTGGCACCAGTCTCGACCCCATCGAAGCTTTAAAAACTTATCTCACCAGTCGAGGCGACCTCAAAGATATTATGCCCGATCTTATAGAAGCCGCACAGAGTCTACTTGATAGCGATCGCGACAGTTGGCTGGAGACAGAAGAAGAAAAAGCGACAAAAACTCAATTAACCCTAGAAATCGGCGAGTAA
- a CDS encoding protein kinase, giving the protein MPNPGDLIGGRYQILNELGSGGFGTTYLAKDMELPNKPKCVVKQLQPRFNSRALWQNAKERFGTEAMVLRRLGNHDQIPQLIAHFEENEEFYLVQEFIDGEELRKEVCRKPFHETQVIEFLRDVLQVLDFVHQQGVIHRDIKPSNLIRRQSDGKIVLIDFGAVKEIGTLSFNAETQTLMTSVIGTPGYMAPEQQNGRPFFSSDIYALGRTAIYALTGQSPMELEDTETGDLTNWDKHVSVSPKLAAILNKMIRPKYSERYHSVAEVLRDLEPLLKIGQTVGGRYKIVGFLGGGRWSYTYVAENLWRKYQSPCVIKQLKSQGTTDAIIVQEAERRFSTELTVLEKLGDHPQIPKLLDHFEEDEEFYLVQAFIDGKDLGHEILPGKRWSEDKVIALLQDVSEILDFIHKNRVIHRDIKPSNLIRRRSDDKIVLIDFGVVKEIVSATSEKSGFGSSTQPIGTEGYMPPEQMAGRPAFGSDIYALGMTAIQALTGIYPDQFDTNPQTGEIIWQEGVQIDPRLAKILNKMICIDLAARYQSAAEILKDLKKIGRNLRPKLNKTNTNNRISVSTRPPWVRSLIGMILIPGGIGGFLFFLVYVIQVTQTAFLFRQADLKLRSQDYLSAINYYEDGLQNPPPLSGALLNFEKAWIQKAFALSALKRYNDMLQSCEAAIALNKESVYGWICKGSALDGLERYQDSIQAYGKAISIDPSSFEAWHNRGHSYLKLGKKDDAIANFNQAVAVGQGKNFVTWNDMGKMYFQYKEYEKARESYQESIKVKPDYLPAWIGLGNVQTVLKEYEEAIKSFNEALEINDEAFEAWYGKGRAEEGLRRYEEAVRSYERAIFIKPNYQPAIDARQRVIGQMR; this is encoded by the coding sequence ATGCCCAATCCCGGAGATCTCATCGGCGGGCGCTACCAAATCTTAAACGAATTAGGAAGCGGCGGATTTGGTACGACCTATCTAGCAAAAGATATGGAACTGCCTAATAAACCTAAGTGTGTTGTCAAACAACTCCAACCTAGGTTTAATAGCCGTGCCCTGTGGCAGAACGCAAAAGAGCGCTTCGGAACAGAGGCGATGGTTTTGCGTCGTCTTGGCAATCACGATCAAATTCCTCAATTAATAGCACATTTTGAAGAGAATGAGGAATTCTACCTAGTCCAAGAATTTATTGACGGAGAAGAACTCAGAAAAGAAGTCTGTCGTAAACCCTTTCATGAAACCCAGGTTATTGAATTTCTTAGAGACGTTCTACAAGTCTTAGATTTCGTCCATCAGCAGGGAGTGATTCACCGCGATATCAAACCCTCTAACCTGATTCGGCGGCAGTCTGATGGCAAGATAGTTTTAATTGACTTTGGGGCAGTTAAAGAAATCGGAACCCTCTCCTTTAACGCCGAGACGCAAACCTTGATGACTAGCGTCATCGGAACACCGGGTTACATGGCGCCCGAACAGCAGAACGGACGACCGTTTTTTAGCAGTGATATCTATGCTTTGGGAAGAACGGCTATCTACGCTTTAACAGGTCAGTCGCCGATGGAGTTAGAAGACACGGAAACGGGCGATCTGACCAACTGGGATAAGCACGTCTCCGTCAGTCCGAAGCTAGCAGCTATTCTCAACAAAATGATCCGTCCCAAATATTCGGAACGCTATCATTCTGTTGCTGAGGTTCTGCGCGACCTAGAACCCTTGTTGAAAATCGGACAAACGGTCGGAGGACGCTACAAGATCGTTGGCTTTTTGGGCGGAGGGCGTTGGAGTTATACTTATGTAGCCGAAAATTTGTGGCGCAAATATCAATCGCCCTGCGTCATCAAACAACTTAAGTCCCAAGGAACTACGGATGCAATTATCGTTCAAGAAGCAGAACGTCGTTTCTCGACCGAACTGACAGTTTTAGAAAAATTGGGCGATCATCCTCAAATTCCAAAACTGTTGGATCATTTTGAGGAAGACGAGGAATTTTATCTCGTTCAAGCTTTTATTGACGGCAAGGATCTCGGTCACGAGATCTTACCGGGCAAGCGGTGGAGTGAAGACAAAGTTATTGCTTTGCTGCAAGATGTATCGGAAATCTTAGACTTTATTCATAAAAATCGCGTGATCCACCGCGATATTAAGCCTTCTAATTTAATTCGACGGCGTTCGGATGACAAAATCGTGCTAATCGATTTTGGCGTGGTTAAAGAAATCGTCAGCGCCACCTCTGAAAAAAGCGGTTTTGGTAGTTCTACTCAACCGATAGGAACGGAAGGCTATATGCCTCCCGAACAAATGGCAGGTAGACCCGCATTTGGTAGCGATATTTATGCTTTAGGAATGACGGCAATTCAAGCGCTAACGGGCATCTATCCAGACCAGTTTGATACCAATCCCCAAACGGGCGAAATCATCTGGCAAGAAGGCGTACAAATCGATCCCAGGTTGGCAAAAATCTTGAATAAGATGATATGTATCGATTTAGCTGCTCGCTATCAATCAGCCGCCGAAATTTTAAAAGATCTTAAAAAAATCGGCAGAAACCTCAGACCTAAACTAAATAAAACTAATACCAACAATCGAATTAGTGTATCGACTAGACCGCCTTGGGTAAGGTCGCTAATTGGAATGATACTTATTCCGGGAGGGATTGGCGGTTTCTTATTTTTCCTGGTTTATGTCATCCAAGTCACCCAAACCGCATTTCTGTTCCGACAAGCCGATCTAAAATTGCGTTCCCAAGATTATCTATCGGCGATTAACTATTATGAGGATGGCTTGCAAAATCCGCCTCCTTTGTCTGGTGCTTTGCTTAACTTTGAAAAAGCTTGGATACAGAAAGCATTTGCCTTAAGCGCTTTGAAACGGTATAATGACATGCTGCAATCTTGCGAAGCGGCGATCGCACTTAATAAAGAAAGCGTGTATGGCTGGATCTGTAAGGGATCGGCTCTCGATGGCTTAGAAAGATATCAAGACTCCATTCAGGCTTATGGGAAAGCGATTTCTATCGATCCAAGCTCTTTTGAAGCTTGGCACAATCGCGGTCATTCTTATCTAAAATTGGGGAAAAAAGATGATGCGATCGCTAACTTTAACCAAGCCGTTGCAGTCGGTCAAGGCAAAAATTTTGTGACTTGGAACGACATGGGAAAAATGTACTTTCAGTACAAGGAATATGAAAAAGCGCGCGAATCTTATCAAGAATCGATTAAAGTAAAACCGGATTATTTACCCGCTTGGATCGGTTTGGGGAACGTACAAACTGTATTAAAAGAATATGAAGAAGCCATAAAATCTTTTAACGAAGCCCTAGAAATTAACGATGAAGCCTTTGAAGCTTGGTATGGAAAGGGCAGGGCAGAAGAAGGATTGCGGCGGTACGAAGAAGCGGTTAGATCTTATGAAAGGGCAATTTTTATTAAGCCGAATTATCAGCCCGCGATCGATGCCCGTCAACGAGTCATTGGTCAAATGAGATAA
- a CDS encoding ATP-dependent DNA helicase RecQ, translating to MNDSALDWQQIHRTFQQIWGYEDFRPPQAEIIRVLLASKDALIILPTGGGKSICFQLPALLQTGLTLVVSPLVALMENQVQDLRSRRLRVALLHNELPRTQRRQTLQEIERQQLRLLYLSPETLLSPPVWERLSHPLLKINGLIVDEAHCLVQWGENFRPAYRRLGAVRPALLKSKPSGTKIAIAAFTATADLTSQKIINETLQLRQPECFLTSPYRNNLNLQVKIVWTPKCRRERLLKFVRGKEKQAGLIYVRTRRDSEALAQWLNSLNYPTAAYHAGLSPQERRAIETSWLRGNRLFVVCTSAFGMGIDKPDVRWVIHFQPPLLLSEYLQEVGRGGRNGQATDALTLISEPTGWLDPQDKQRDRYFLWRSQQQYRQAQQIVKKIPNRGTIDAIARQFPEGEIALSLLHGAGRLEWLDPFHYQLNPSQSSSFPARSHLQRQSQSLMRQYLTTRRCRWQFLLNAFGFTTQASGFRCGHCDNCC from the coding sequence ATGAACGATTCTGCTCTTGACTGGCAGCAAATCCACAGGACTTTCCAACAAATTTGGGGCTATGAAGATTTTCGCCCGCCTCAAGCAGAAATTATTCGCGTGCTGTTGGCATCAAAAGATGCTCTGATAATTTTACCTACTGGCGGGGGAAAGTCGATTTGTTTTCAACTGCCAGCTTTGTTGCAAACTGGATTGACTTTGGTCGTTTCTCCCTTGGTAGCGTTGATGGAAAATCAGGTGCAAGACTTGCGATCGCGCCGTCTTCGGGTAGCCTTATTGCATAATGAGTTACCGCGAACTCAACGCAGACAAACCTTACAGGAAATAGAAAGACAACAACTCAGATTGCTTTACCTCTCCCCAGAAACGCTATTAAGTCCGCCCGTCTGGGAAAGATTGTCTCACCCCCTACTAAAAATTAATGGTTTGATTGTCGATGAAGCCCATTGTCTGGTCCAATGGGGAGAAAATTTTCGACCCGCCTATCGCCGCTTAGGTGCGGTGCGACCTGCCTTACTTAAGTCTAAACCGTCTGGGACAAAAATTGCGATCGCGGCGTTTACGGCAACAGCAGACTTAACTTCTCAGAAAATTATTAACGAAACGCTACAACTGAGGCAACCCGAATGCTTTCTAACCAGTCCTTACAGAAACAACCTCAATCTTCAAGTCAAGATCGTCTGGACTCCGAAATGCCGCCGCGAGCGACTGTTAAAATTTGTACGAGGGAAAGAGAAACAGGCGGGATTAATTTATGTCCGTACCCGCCGAGATAGCGAAGCTTTAGCCCAATGGCTAAACTCGTTAAACTACCCAACTGCGGCTTATCATGCGGGATTGAGTCCCCAAGAACGACGCGCGATCGAAACGAGTTGGCTGAGGGGAAATAGGCTATTTGTGGTTTGTACTAGCGCTTTTGGCATGGGGATCGATAAACCCGACGTGCGTTGGGTCATTCATTTTCAACCTCCTCTATTGCTTTCAGAATACCTACAAGAAGTCGGTCGAGGCGGACGGAACGGACAAGCGACGGATGCGCTAACTTTGATAAGCGAACCGACAGGATGGTTAGATCCCCAAGATAAACAGCGCGATCGCTATTTTTTATGGCGATCGCAACAGCAATATCGACAAGCGCAACAAATTGTTAAAAAAATCCCCAATCGGGGAACAATAGACGCGATCGCGCGACAGTTTCCAGAGGGAGAAATCGCCCTTTCACTGCTGCATGGTGCGGGTCGATTAGAATGGTTAGACCCCTTTCACTATCAGCTAAATCCGAGTCAATCTTCCTCTTTTCCCGCCCGATCTCATCTTCAGCGACAGTCGCAATCGTTGATGAGGCAATATCTGACGACGCGCAGGTGTCGCTGGCAGTTTTTACTCAATGCTTTTGGGTTTACCACACAGGCAAGTGGATTTCGCTGCGGTCATTGCGATAATTGTTGTTAG
- the petN gene encoding cytochrome b6-f complex subunit PetN gives MDILALGWVTVLVLFTWSIAMVVWGRNGF, from the coding sequence ATGGATATTTTGGCATTAGGTTGGGTGACTGTTCTAGTACTATTCACTTGGTCAATTGCTATGGTTGTTTGGGGTCGTAACGGTTTCTAG
- a CDS encoding response regulator transcription factor → MSKIRVALIEDDELTQIGLKTALKQRDDIEWVGEAVNGSEGLQLLQRLQPDIAIVDIGLPDINGIELTKQFKQSLSADEEAPTKILILTLRDSEDEVLAAFAAGADSYCMKDTRTELLLEAIKATGEGNSWIDPAIARIVLSQAKKAKIVSQGSQISTTDPLTDRELEVLQLIVDGYSNAEIAQRLFITLGTVKTHVRKILAKLSADDRTQAAVRALRSGLVG, encoded by the coding sequence ATGAGTAAGATTCGCGTTGCTTTGATTGAAGACGACGAACTGACGCAGATAGGGCTGAAAACTGCCCTAAAACAGCGCGATGATATAGAATGGGTTGGCGAAGCAGTCAATGGAAGCGAAGGACTTCAATTATTGCAGAGGCTCCAACCGGATATTGCTATTGTTGATATAGGACTGCCAGATATCAATGGGATCGAACTGACCAAGCAGTTTAAACAATCTCTCTCAGCCGACGAGGAAGCCCCAACCAAAATCTTAATTTTGACCTTGCGCGACAGCGAAGACGAAGTGCTAGCGGCTTTTGCGGCTGGTGCAGATTCTTATTGCATGAAGGATACGAGGACGGAGTTATTGCTAGAGGCAATAAAAGCGACTGGGGAAGGAAATTCTTGGATCGATCCGGCGATCGCTCGCATCGTTTTGTCTCAAGCGAAGAAGGCTAAAATCGTTTCTCAAGGCAGCCAAATTTCTACAACCGACCCTCTAACCGACCGAGAATTAGAAGTCTTGCAACTGATCGTCGATGGATACAGCAATGCTGAAATTGCCCAAAGGCTCTTTATTACCCTTGGTACTGTCAAAACTCACGTTCGCAAAATTTTGGCGAAATTAAGTGCCGACGATCGCACTCAAGCTGCCGTTCGCGCTCTCCGTTCGGGTTTAGTTGGTTAA
- the fba gene encoding class II fructose-bisphosphate aldolase (catalyzes the reversible aldol condensation of dihydroxyacetonephosphate and glyceraldehyde 3-phosphate in the Calvin cycle, glycolysis, and/or gluconeogenesis) — protein sequence MALVPMRLLLDHAAENGYGIPAYNVNNMEQIQAIMKAAHETDSPVILQASRGARSYAGENFLRHLILAAVETYPHIPIVMHQDHGNEPATCYSAIRNGFTSVMMDGSLEADAKTPASYEYNVNVTREVVKVAHSIGVSVEGELGCLGSLETGMGDKEDGHGFEGKLSHDQLLTDPDQAVDFVEQTQVDALAVAIGTSHGAYKFSRKPTGEILAISRIEEIHSRLPNTHLVMHGSSSVPQDLIDLINQYGGAIPETYGVPIEEIQKGIKSGVRKVNIDTDNRLAITAAVREALAKAPKEFDPRHFLKPSIKYMQKVCAERYQAFGTAGNASKIKQMTLDEYAAKYAKGELAASIKKAVGV from the coding sequence ATGGCGCTCGTACCGATGCGGCTGCTTTTGGATCACGCGGCTGAAAATGGATACGGTATTCCAGCTTACAACGTTAACAACATGGAGCAGATTCAAGCAATCATGAAAGCTGCCCATGAGACCGATAGCCCGGTAATTTTACAAGCTTCTCGCGGCGCTCGCTCCTATGCTGGAGAAAACTTTCTGCGCCATCTGATTTTAGCTGCTGTAGAAACCTATCCCCATATTCCCATTGTCATGCACCAAGACCATGGCAACGAACCAGCGACTTGCTACTCAGCTATTCGTAACGGTTTCACCAGCGTCATGATGGATGGCTCTTTGGAAGCCGATGCTAAAACTCCCGCTAGCTATGAGTACAACGTCAACGTCACTCGCGAAGTCGTGAAAGTTGCTCACTCGATCGGTGTCAGCGTAGAAGGCGAACTCGGTTGCTTGGGTTCTCTAGAAACTGGTATGGGTGACAAAGAAGACGGTCACGGTTTTGAAGGGAAACTCTCTCACGACCAACTGCTCACCGATCCCGATCAAGCGGTTGACTTCGTAGAGCAAACTCAAGTTGATGCTCTTGCTGTTGCGATCGGTACCAGCCACGGTGCTTACAAATTCTCTCGCAAGCCGACGGGTGAAATTCTAGCAATCAGCCGCATTGAAGAAATTCACAGCCGCTTGCCCAATACTCACTTGGTAATGCACGGTTCCTCCTCCGTACCCCAAGACCTAATCGACCTGATCAACCAGTACGGCGGCGCTATCCCCGAAACCTACGGCGTACCCATTGAAGAAATTCAAAAAGGAATCAAGAGCGGCGTTCGCAAGGTCAATATCGACACCGACAACCGCTTGGCAATTACTGCTGCGGTTCGCGAAGCACTGGCAAAAGCTCCTAAAGAGTTTGACCCCCGTCACTTCCTCAAGCCTTCTATTAAATATATGCAGAAGGTTTGTGCGGAACGTTATCAAGCGTTCGGTACTGCTGGCAACGCTAGCAAGATTAAGCAGATGACTCTTGATGAGTATGCAGCTAAGTATGCTAAGGGCGAGTTGGCTGCTTCTATCAAAAAAGCTGTAGGTGTTTGA
- the cobA gene encoding uroporphyrinogen-III C-methyltransferase, which produces MNRSQCLGKVYLVGAGPGDPGLLTLKGKVLLEHADVVIYDALVSPEILAIVNPYAEKIDAGKRRGRHSLLQQETTQLLIEKAQNNAVVVRLKGGDPFIFGRGGEEIEDLVKAGVPVEVIPGVTSGIAAPAYEGIPLTHRNYSSSVTFVTGHEAYEKYRPQINWDAIARGSETIVIYMGIHNLTKIVAQLAAAGRSLDTPVALIRWGTRPDRETLVGTLGTIAQKVEETGFAAPAIAVIGNVVNLHGVLPAHQFFDKKSG; this is translated from the coding sequence ATGAATCGATCGCAATGTCTGGGTAAAGTCTATTTAGTTGGTGCGGGACCGGGAGATCCGGGATTGCTCACCCTCAAAGGAAAAGTTCTATTAGAACATGCCGATGTCGTCATCTACGACGCACTCGTCAGTCCAGAAATTTTAGCGATCGTCAATCCCTACGCCGAAAAAATCGATGCCGGAAAGCGGCGCGGTCGTCACTCGCTTTTGCAGCAAGAAACAACCCAATTGTTGATAGAGAAAGCCCAAAATAATGCCGTCGTCGTGCGTTTGAAAGGGGGCGACCCGTTTATCTTCGGTCGCGGCGGCGAAGAAATAGAAGATTTGGTCAAGGCAGGAGTTCCAGTAGAAGTCATTCCTGGAGTCACTTCTGGCATCGCTGCCCCTGCCTATGAGGGAATTCCGCTGACCCATCGCAATTACAGTTCTTCAGTCACTTTCGTTACCGGACACGAAGCCTATGAAAAATATCGTCCCCAAATTAACTGGGACGCGATCGCTCGCGGTTCGGAAACAATCGTCATCTATATGGGAATTCACAACTTAACCAAGATCGTCGCACAGTTAGCGGCTGCCGGGCGAAGTTTAGATACGCCAGTTGCCCTCATCCGTTGGGGCACCCGACCTGACCGAGAAACGTTAGTCGGTACGTTAGGGACAATCGCCCAAAAAGTTGAAGAAACTGGGTTTGCAGCTCCCGCGATCGCTGTTATCGGCAACGTTGTCAATCTACATGGCGTGTTGCCCGCCCATCAATTTTTTGATAAAAAATCTGGGTAG